A region of the Ananas comosus cultivar F153 unplaced genomic scaffold, ASM154086v1, whole genome shotgun sequence genome:
attctagcaagctccttcttgttggagagattCTAGACCCACCAAGTCCACCAAAAATCCATcctcaagcttcttcttcttctccttcaagccctaggttatttctagaaagagagaggagacgaaatgagagggagaggtgtgtgtgtgtgtgaatggCTGTAGAGGGATAGGGGGTTGGGTATATAAGGTGTTGTAACATTTACAACAAGACCCCTCCACTTTATtccctgtgcactgcccaaactaggcatttttcgcagtgagtgaccagtctccccgacctaggaccgatccccgagagcttctcccgcggactgcgcaggctgcgcgcgatgcaaccggtctccctcgaTGTAACCGGtctctagggaccggtctctcctcgcaaggaccggttcccgagagctgattttccaggacttagccgatttctcggCCATCTtgctgcctacgcgttcggggaccggtctctcccaccaggaaccggtccccaagagcacaaaacctgcagtttgcagattttgatttccaaagctcTCGAAGGTCCCCTCaaatgcatttttgcattatttgacgccttcggcctctccgaagcgtaccaacctcgcactttggccaatttgaccaaggttcgaatcTAATTACCGAGGTTTCAGTATGTTACAGCATCAATATGGAACTgtaaaactagcataaagagctagttagaaaTAAAATTGTGGCATCGTCAGTTATTGAATCCTCTAAgggaggattggatcatactcacctattcAGTTTTggcttggcggtggtcgctcccccaagcagtgcactccggagtgtGTCATTAACTGGGTTGATCGTATAAGCCTTCCCAGTAGACGATCCTGTTGGGAGGCAGCTTAGGTCCCGATACTTAGGGATTGCATTGGTGAGTTGTAGTTAACCAATGGTTAACTCAGATGATTGGGTAATGTTCATTaatagcatgcatgcatatttatcagTTGTTATATATTGTTCATTTCagttttgtacaggcattgtagtagttacatgttttagttggttactatctgtaccttttcttgcctacatatgcctgagtagacctagtgggtgagtcggcgaggtcggcggccgaacccactaaaaatttttagtagttctcacaccactaactaTATAGGTTCTAGCGCGAgcggtgtggccgaggatcgcggcaagagcccAGCATCTTAGCTAGCAGACACCCGAGTTTAGTAGGATACCATTTTGGGTTTCATGTTGTACATAATGATAAATAGAGAGACAAGTAAATGTATGTGTAAATGAGCTGGCAAAcgatgtaaataactaaatatttcagtttttatggtttagtttaaagttttgaaaataCAGTGAATGCATATTTAGTtagtttactatcacttgttcctgttgcttgccctcgtgcaagcaatgtatattgaaatgtatcCTAGGaactgtttatttctttatacatgtactcgttgttgttgagtcttgggcggacaggagagaagtgctgtccgttcggcgtctgtttacGGGTCCGGATTGACCAAATTGGCAATAGCGGGACGTGatagataaagtggtatcagagcaagtgacaagtaaaagtctaggatgacctggGGGACTTAGGAATGGAAACCTAGGGACTAGGAACGCGAGTGGCATGAATTTAATGATAGCGAAAGCTAAATAAATTGGGTTAGTTGTTAGTAAGTTTCTAATGTTAATTAGGGGCTGATCCAAGTGATATTTATACGCAATGAAAGGAGTTATGTTGGTGGCCAACAACATAAAGCCGAGGGTTGAGTATAAATAcgcttgattgctttcgcctgattggtttTGTTTTATTAACGTGAATGTTGTGTTTTAGGAAAAATGCCACCGCGGCGTGCAACGAGATCCACTCCGGCATCACCTTCTGGAGTGCCAGAGCAGTCCGGATCTAGCGAGGTTCAGGATTTGCGTGCTCAGGTGAGCGCGTTAGTCGAGGCTATGCAGAGACAGGAGGAGCATATGAAGAGGCTGCAGGATTTAGTGTCGCGACAGGCGACAACAGCTGCACCTGGGAGTCAGGATGTACCTACAACTGAGGCGCCAGCGATAGTGCCCCCTGCTCCGCCGACTGTTCCTCCTGTGGTTTCTGAGCCTTCTGTGTTAGATGCGGCCGCAGTAGAGGCCGAACATGAGCGATCACTAGCAGTACTGACGACGTTTATGCGGTTTAATCCGCCTACGTTTGATGGGAAAGAGGCAGATCCATGGGTAGTGGAGACGTGGCTTACATCGATGGAAGCATTATTTGAGGATATTTATACCCTGGAAAAAGACAATGTTCATTTGGCAGCACACTATTTCGAGAAGGATGCATAGATTTGGTGGCAAAAGGCTAAGAAGAATCGGGCTCCAAACCTGCCTCCAATTACCTGGGATGAGTTTCGGGAGCTATTGTTTTTGGAGTACTTCCTTGATAGTGatagaagaaaaatgaaagaagatTTCCGCAAGCTAAGACAGGGAAACCGTTCGGTGCGGGAGTATGAACGGGAGTTTACACATTTGGTAAATTATGTACCAGGCATGATTCACAGTGATCGAGATCGAGCAGAGTGCTTCGAGCGGGGGTTGCGACCTGAAATATTCAAGGTAATCAATGCTTTGAAGTTAAAGACTTTTGAGGAAGTCCTGGATCGAGCTCTTTGGGTAGAGCGCAGAAATGCGATTGCGCGTGATGAACGCAAATCGTTTggcagagaaagaaaaagggagaaaggaaagaagaggaCCACTAGTGGTGCTGGGGGACGGTCAAGCTCTAAACGGCCCTCTCGGTATCCACGAGGTCAGTCGAGATATCAGGGACCCTcgagatgtgtgatttgtggcggAAATCATCGACCCTCAACTTGTCCACAGCGTGAGGAAAAGTGTTTTAAGTATGGTCAGCCGGGACATATGATCCGCGAGTGCCCCAGAGGAGCATCATCTGCCCAGTCTATTGCTTCAGTTCAGGCACCCTCGAGGCAGCGTGCGGGTCTCCCACCCGCCATGTCAGCTAGACGTTCTTTTGTGCCGCGTCAATCCGAGACACCTCGACCTGCACCGAGTGGTCGTGTATTTGCAGCCCAGGCAAAGGAGCCGGTAGTGGTCgatgacgtcgtggcaggtattgttttaatttatgGCATTTGatctcgtgcattatttgatacaggtgcatcacattcattcatcagtagctCATTTGCTAAGACGCATGATATTGAGATTTCGGATAGTGCTAATGCCTGGTGGGTTTATGCCCCTGAGCACACATTTAGTGTCCATGAGGAGTGTATGGCATGTCCAGTACAGGTGGGTGATTAGATTATGCCAGCAGATCTGTTAGTGCTAAACCGTATGAAAGGCTTTGATGTGATCCTCGGGATGGATTGGCTTTCAAAGtactatgccacgattgattgtgaAAGTAAAGTAATTACTTTTCGTGAACCCGGGCTAAAAGAAGTTGTGTATCGGGCATGCAAGAGTTCGCTCTTTGCGTTGACAGTATCGACGTTGAAAGCGAGGAAGTTGATTAGTAGTGGATGTGCGGCTTATTTGGCAACAGTTGTGGAAACTCAAAAGGAACTTCCAGCACTTGGAGATATTCTAGTAGTTCGAGAGTTTCCCGACGTATTTCCTGCAGAGTTACCGgaattgccaccggaccgggagattgagttcgttattgacttaGTTCCCGGGACGGcaccaatttcgaaggctccgtacagaatggcaccagCTGAGTTGAGGGAGCTAAAAGCTcagttgcaggatttgttggataaGGGCTTTGCGAAGCctagtgtatcaccgtggggagctccagtgttgtttgtaaagaagaaagacggaacGCTTCAGCTTTGCGTTGACTATCGCGAACTGAACAAGGTCACAATTAAGAACAAATATCCGTTGCCacgaattgatgacttatttgatcagttgcaaggatcacgggtgtattcgaagattgatctccaatcagGTTACCACCAAGTGAAGATCAAGCCAGAGGATGTGCATAAGACAGCGTTTCGCACTCGTTATGGTCATtacgagttcacagtgatgccgtttgggcttaccaatgcccctgcagcattcatggatctaatgaatAGGATCTTCAAGCCACTGTTGGATCAGTGTGTCGTGATatttatagacgacatcttgatCTTTTCTCGAAGCAATGAGGAGCACGATGAACACTTAAGAATGGTGATGCAAATTCTGCGGGAGAAACAATTGTATgccaaattaaagaaatgtgatTTCTTGCTGCGAGAGGGAGCGTTTTTGGGGCACGTGATTTCTGAGGGTGGTGTAGCTGTtgacccgaagaaagtggaggcaattaaagattggcctcgcttGATGACTGTTGCGGAGATCCGTAGTTTCCTCGGACTTGGGGGGTATTATCGGCGGTTCATGGAGGGATTCGCGAAGattactactccactaacgcgccttacacacaaagaaactaaatatgtttggagcgaagaaTGTGATCGTAGCTTTCGGGAGTTGAAAGAAAGGTTGACTTCGACTCCTATTCTCGCCTTGCCGATTACGGGGGAGAGttttgtggtttatagtgacgCTTCCTACAGTGGACTTGGGTGTGTACTTATGCAGGGTGGTCGAGTTATCGCTTATGCGTCTCGCCAGTtgaagaattatgaaaagaattatcctatccatgatttggaattggcggcggtgattttcacattgaagttgtggagacactatctttatggcgagcactgcgagataTATACAGATCATAAGAGCCTGAAGTATTTATTCACCcaaaaagagttgaatatgcgacaatgccggtggttagaattgttaaaggattatgatgttacaATTCTATACCACCCAGGGAAAGCTAATGTCGTAGCGGATGCATTGAGTAGGAAGTAAGTTGAGAACTTGGCTATGGCGATCACACTTCAACCGTCGTTGTAGAATGAAATGCGGCGGTTTGATCTTGAGATAGTAGCTCCAGAGGTGCCAGCTATTCTTGCCGCTCTAgttgttcaaccgaccttgttggaacAGATTAAAGATCGACAATCTTTAGATCCGTATTTCCAAAAGGTGCGGTGTGAGATTGAGAGCGGGCGTGGTGAGGATTTTGCAGTAGGGTCAGACGGagcacttcggtttcgaaactgTTTGTGCGTGCCCAAAGACGAGGAAGTTCAGAGGGCTATACTACAGGAGGCTCATTAGTCACCTTATAGTGTGCATCCAGGTGGtactaagatgtacaaggatctcaaagtacattattggtggcctgggatgaagaaagatattggaCAGTTTGTGGCGCAGTGTTTGACCTGTCAGTAAGTAAAAACTGAGCGTCGATTTCCTGCGGGAAAGTTACAGAGCTTACCTATTCCTGTCTGGAAGTGGGAGAATATTGCGTTGGATTTTATAGTTGGATTACCTCAATCGCATGCGGGACATGACATTATTTGGGTAATTGTTGATCGATTGACGAAATCGTCGCATTTTTTGTCGATTCATACTACTTGGTTGGGGGACAAGTTAGCACAGGTGTACCTCAACGAGATTGTGAGATTACACGGAGTCCCGacgtcgattgtatctgatcgagacccGCGATttacatctcacttttggaggagtttgcagGATGCTCTTGGCACACGTCTCGATTTTAGCACGGagtttcatcctcagactgatGGACAGTCTGAGAGGAGGATTCAGATTTTGGAGGATATGCtacgagcgtgtgtacttgacttcAGGGGTGGTTGGCATGATTTCTTAGCGATGGCCGAGTTCacctataataacagttatcaggaAAGTATCGCTATGGCATCGTTTGAAGCCCTCTACGGGAGGAAATGTCGATCCCCTATTCATTGGAGTGTGGTAGGAGAAAGGATTGTGCTTGGTCCTGATGTGCTCCAAGAAGCGGAAGGAAAGGTACGCTTAGTCCGCCAAAGATTGTTGACGGCACAGTCACGGCAGCAAAGTTATGCCAATAAGCGCCGAAAGAACTTGGAGTTTGCGGTTGGCGATCGGGTATTCTTGAAGGTGTTGCCAATGCGCGGGATAAAGAGATTTGGGGTTCGAGGAAAGCTTAGTCCTCGAtacattggaccctacgagaTTTTGGAGCGAGTTGGAGCGGTAGCTTATAAATTGGCCTTACCGCCGAAATTCGAGGGAATACATAATGTATTTCACATTTCGAATCTTCGCAAGTATGTGCATCATCCTGGACATGTCCTGGAGTACGAGCCAGTGGATTTGCAAGAGAATATGACCTATGAAGAATATCCAGTATGCATTCTAGATCGAGAGGTGCGAGAATTGCGAAATCGCGCAATTCCCTATGTGAAAGTGCAACGGAGCAATCATTTGAGACGAGAGGCTACTTGGGAGTTGGAAGAAGCTATGCGCGAATCCTATCCCCATCCATTAGATCTGGAGAGCTAAGGTATGAattaagtttcgaggacaaaactatttaaggaggggagattgtaataTGTCGAAACCCGACTATATTGCTAATCTTGATCAAAATGACGcgtccaaattaaattggtagtTTGGGCATAGAGTTTagcatgttttggaagtgtttggatgaaattggAGTGAGCTGGATGTGAGAAACGGGCTGCCAAAGCTGTTGCTGCCAACAGGGACTGAATTGCGAAACTGCAGGGACTGAAATGTAAACTGCAGGattgtaatgcacttttgctgaATTGAAGGGTTAAAGAGCAATTATTTGTCCTTATCACTTAAACCCAGGTGGCATACAACTGCCTACGTAACAGggctttcttttctcttccttttcttcatctttttccttccctctctctctctaagctgaTGGAAACCGAGAGCTAAGGAAGGCAACAAATTGGTGCGTTGGAGGTTGATTGGAACTGCAGGGAAAGTTTTTGAAGCTGAAGGTAACCTGGGGGAGACATCTAATTAAGGTAGGTTGGCTGATACCTGAGTTTAATTGAGTAAGTTACCTTAGGGGTGTCCTAAATTCGgaagtttaattaagtttgcTGCCCTGGATTTCGGGCTAATTTAAGCCACCAGGTTGAAGTTTTCAACTGAGAAAAAGTGGTCTAGCTGTTGGGGCTGAAGGAAAAACTGGTGGAATCCTCAATTAAGGTAAGTCGATTCCATACTTGATTAAAATTGAGCTAATTATCGTAGAGAAGAGTTATATAAAGATTTTATTGCTGCCAGGATTTGTAATTTAGTGAATTGATGGGCAAACTTGAATTTCGAGCATGTAGAAGCTGCGAGTAATCAGGTAGGTCATTGAATTGAAGTGAAGCGAACTCAATATCTGAGTTTGGTCGACCTAAATTCCTTAAAGCTAATCTACATGAATATTCATGCTGCTAGAGCTGAAGTTCGGACTTGTTGGAGTTGACGAATTAAGAAATTCAAATCAGGAAGTCGAGACTTGAGGTAAGTAACTTCAATTCCAACTGAGAGTTAATTAATACCTGCATAACGATTGGACCTAAAGCATTAGAATTGGTATTAATAGGTAGAGAAGTCCTAAGCGGTGGCTGCTGCCTAGGTGGTGCAGGACTTGGGCACCCCAAGTTGAAAAAGCCTTAGTGGAGCTTCTTTAGTAATTCAAGCTGCAACAAATCTGGTGGAGCCTGGAATTTAGGTGAGATGGATACTTATTTCCTGAGTTAAGTGGTCTGGAATTACTTTAAAAGAGTGTGAACAAAACAAGTATTTGTTTTATACTTGTAATAAGCTGTGAACGAGAAGGTGAggtgctgaaatttcagcactaTGCAGAATTCAGCATGGTGCAGAATTCATTGTGAGCTAAAAACAGGCCAATTGAACAATGAATTGAGATAATTCTAATTAAATCTTGATTAAGGTTCAGTTAATGGTTATAGAAGATGCTAATTAGAAGCTCTATGGGTAATTGAACTAAGGAAAACTCAAATCGACATTGGTGGATTTCTAACTTGGACTCTATAGATCAGCTAACACTAtgcataatatatacatataaatatatatgtgcaTAGTGTTAAAAGAGAAGATGGATTTGAGATAGTTCAAATATAGAATCAGAGTAAGAAGAACTGTTGTGGAAAGATGAAATTAGAAGGTTATTAAAGCTTCTAGTTACTATCAAGCTTATAGAATGGACTATATGTAAATGTATATTACCATTATACATACACATTGGGGTAAAATGCAAGTTTTCTTAAAATGTAAATATGACTCTAGTTTAATCCCTTTTATTCTTATATGAATGAAGGTTAAACGTGCTCAGAAGTTCGAATTGACATTTCGACGATCCTACGACGCGCTATTTAAGAAACGCTTCGTTCTAGCTCTAATTGCACCGCGTCGCGAGAGCTCGTTGTCGACGCGTTTCGAGACGTTGAGCTGTGTTGATTGGCATCCCTACagatgggtggtgctatccgaagtcatCGAATCCCTCTTTATGTCTATGTTGCCTTCTTGAGCATATCTGTATATGAGTAAAataatattcatgcattatagggtaaatGGCATTATCTGTTTATGAAATGAATGATTGAGCAAATCTCAGTATTAAGAACATGTGAACCATAGCGTGTGGACCTAGAACTCTATGAATGTGTGAATTTTACtgtggactataacaatagtaaaTTTGGTGACATTATGACTAGAAGTATTGGTTAGCATCAATATTGGAAATgtaaaactagcataaagagctagttaaaaataaaattgtggcATCGTCAGCTATTGAATCCTCTAAgggaggattggatcatactcacctattcTGTTTTGGCTTGGCGGTTATCGCTCCccccaagcagtgcactccggactGTGTCATTAACTGGGTTGATCGTATAAGCCTTCCCAGTAGACGATCCTGTCGGGAAGCAGCTTAGGTCCCAATACTTAGGGATTGCGTTGGTGAGTTGTAGTTAACCAATGGTTAACTCAGATGAATGGGTAATGTTCATTaatagcatgcatgcatatttatcagTTGTTATATATTGTTCATTTCagttttgtacaggcattgtagtagttacatgttttagttggttactatctgtaccttttcttgcctacatatgcctgaatagacctagtgggtgagtcggcgaggtcagcggccaaacccactgagaacttttagtagttctcacaccactaaccatacaggttccagcgcgagcggtgtggccgaggatcgcggcaagagcccAGCATCTTAGCTAGCAGACACCCGAGTTTAGTTGGATACCATTTTGGGTTTCATGTTGTACATAATGATAAACAGAGAGACATGTAAATGTATTTGTAAATGAGCTGGTAAAcgatgtaaataactaaatgtttcagtttttatggtttagtttaaaattttgaaaatacagTGAATGCATATTTAGTTAGTTTACTATAACTTGTTcctgttgcttgccctcgtgtaagccatgtaTATTAAAATGTTATCCTCGGaactgtttatttctttatacatgtacttgttgttgttaagccttgggcggacaggagaagtgctgtctgttcggcgtctgtgtacgggcccggattgACAAAATTGGgaatagcgggacgtgacatgAGGCATGCATGCAAAGAGTGCACGGGATGCCGGGGTTAAGTAAGGAACAAATCTTGGCAGCCGCTGATGCGTTGAAGGAAGATAAGAATCGCCAACTTTTTATGACTATGAATGACGACTTAGCATTAATGTGGGTCGAGTGTCAACTTACACATCAAAATTTGTTGTATAAGCAGATCTTTCCAGGGCTCTAAACCAACGGCGTAATGGTAGTCGTTGTTTGTCAGTTCCTGAGCTATATTGCTTGGGTTACTGGTTTATTTTGTATGTTGCTTGCGTTTCTATTTTCACTCGTTTTAGCTTTGCATATATGCTTGATGTTTGGAACAATGTTGTAATGCAGGGTGGATGTTTGTTATTTCGATCTATATTTGTATGTGTGATATGTAATAGACCAatgatgtaaggaagtgaattctcgaaactcgaggattagacttcgtttagaatcgactagttgtcgagtgtgtaggcttcggaaagtccgaaggtgattaaaaTACatgaagtgcattaaggaagggtccacaagagcagcagtgcaaaatctgcactggagcagaattgct
Encoded here:
- the LOC109706053 gene encoding uncharacterized protein LOC109706053, which encodes MSARRSFVPRQSETPRPAPSGRVFAAQAKEPVVVDDVVAGASHSFISSSFAKTHDIEISDSANAWWVYAPEHTFSVHEELSTLKARKLISSGCAAYLATVVETQKELPALGDILVVREFPDVFPAELPELPPDREIEFVIDLVPGTAPISKAPYRMAPAELRELKAQLQDLLDKGFAKPSDALGTRLDFSTEFHPQTDGQSERRIQILEDMLRACVLDFRGGWHDFLAMAEFTYNNSYQESIAMASFEALYGRKCRSPIHWSVVGERIVLGPDVLQEAEGKVRLVRQRLLTAQSRQQSYANKRRKNLEFAVGDRVFLKVLPMRGIKRFGVRGKLSPRYIGPYEILERVGAVAYKLALPPKFEGIHNVFHISNLRKYVHHPGHVLEYEPVDLQENMTYEEYPVCILDREVRELRNRAIPYVKVQRSNHLRREATWELEEAMRESYPHPLDLES